The segment TCCAAGGGTTGTGTCCTGATTTGATTAAACGTTTCAGGCTCAGCAAAGAAGCAGAGAAGGTCATGGAGGCCGGCGCCAAGGTCTTGGAAAATGGAAAATTCAGTAGAATTTCCCACCCACCCTTTCTAAGGAGGACGGAATCCACATTTGTCGGTAAGGAGTATAAACAATTTGTCTCAAGAGATTCCAATTTCCAGGATGTCATTAATGCATTGAAGGATTCTACTGTTAATATGATTGGAGTGCATGGGATGGGTGGTGTGGGAAAAACTACGCTGGTAAAAAAAGTTGCTTGGAAAGCCAGGGAAGATAAATTACTTGATGAGGAGGTGATTGCTGAGGTAACACAAACTCCAGATCTTAAACAAATTCAGGCTGCATTGCTGGTCAATTGGGCATGGAATTTAGGGACCAGGAGAGTCTATATGGAAGAGCTGATTAATTATGTCACAGGTTGAAAGAATCCAAGAGAATCCTTGTAATAGTAGACAAAGAAACACGGCCGAGACATCCCGAAACGGGTACAAAACGTTTCGGGTCCGTTTCGGTTATTTCTAAAAATTAGGAACGCGTTTCTTCCTATTAAATAGGTGTACAAATGTTTTACGCTGAATGTGAAATAGTGCGTCTCAGCTCTCACCGTCTCCGGCTTCAATCAGTTCGTCTTTTCTGTTCTTCCATCTTTACCGTCTTTTCTGTTCTCAGTTCATCTTTGGCGTCTCAGCTCTTACCGTAACCAGTTCATCTTCATTGACGGCTGAATCAGTTCTTCCATTTTTTCTGTTCCGTCTGCAACGAATTCACAATCTGTCTCCGGTATGTTGATGCAATATGAGTAAGAGTGTTCAATATTAAGGggcttcatattttttatttgttatcgACGGgcttcatatttttatttcttctgcAAACAATTCTCCGTACAGATCCTCAGGGGCTGTTAATTTTGCCTTAATGATGTCTCAAATCGAGGGAGGCTGTCCAGTTGATTACAATACCATTGCGGATCTTTTTCTTCAGAGGAAGCTGATCCGTGAAGCGACAGCCTTCTTATTGGATGTTTTGAAGCCAAATCTGCCTGAACATGGTTTCCTTCAAACAAAGGTCTTGGAAATCAGTCTTAAGTGCGGTGCACAATATTGTTAACAGCTAGAACACTAGTTGTgttaaatcaaatgaaaactCAGAAGAATGTATCAGTTGAGCCTTTAGGTGCTGATGATGCAAGGAGTTTGTTTGAGAACATTGTTGGTGATTTATCAGAGAAACGCCATATAGCAGCTGAAATAGTTGAAAAATGTGCAGGTTTACCACTTGCAATTGCAAATGCTTTGAAAGGTAAAAGTGATTCTGTTTGGAAGGATGCCCTACTTCAGTTAAAAAGTTCTAATCCAAGATGTGTTCCAGAAATGGATAACACTTTATACTCAACTATTGAATTGAGTTACAAACGGTTGAACAGTGAAGAAACAGAATCACTACTTCTACTTTGTGCTCTATTTAATGATACATGAGTCTTTCTTCCTGTTAAATGGTATGGGGTTGGGtttgttttaaaatgtttacACAATTGATGACGGAAGGAGTAGGGTAAAGTCACTGATTGATTATCTCCAAGCTTAGTGTTTGTTGTTGAAAGGTAATAATAACAAGATTGTGAAAACACATGATGTCATTCATACATCggctcaaaattttaatattttattcagttttaaTTCCATCATATGCCACAATcgaaaataaacatatataagtatGAAAATAGATAGAATTGCCCTTAAGACATACATATAGATGTTATAATTCTTGCCCTTTTTGGAATTCTATTATCAGAATTTGTATAGAACAACTCGAGATATCTAACTCTCATGTCTTGTTTGACCTCTCAAGTAATATTTTCTACTTTGTGATTCCATCAAAGAACATTAAACAAAGGTAATTATCGGTTTCTGTGCTTTTTGATCTTCCTATCTACAATCTGCATCGATCTCTTTTAGTAGCTCAAATCATCTTTTAGCTCAATCTCTTAGGTCTTCAACACGTGCAAAGGATctctaatatatttatttagcaACAAAATATGGAACATGTTATGGATACGATCTATGCTCCCTAGTAGCGCAACCCTATAAGCTATCTTATTGATTTGCTCAATTATCTCATTTGAGTCGATGTACCTAAGAGTCAACTTACAATTTCTCCCAAACCTCATAATGTGCTTATAAGGGGAAACTTTGATGAATATCCTATCATCCACACTGAACTCTAGATCTAAACATATCTAATCGACATAACTTTTTTGTCTATCCTATGCATGTCTCATTCTTTGTCTAATCAACTGGACATGTTTAATCATCCTTTGAGTCAACTCCAGTCAAAGTGATTGCACTAAAGAATCTCTCTCACCCAACTCATCCTAGCGTAGAGGAAAACAACATCTCTTATCATATAGTATCTCATAAGATGTTATCTGAATTGTCgtctgataactattattatagaCAAACTTTACCAATGGTAGCATCTTTACCCAATCAGTCTTATGATCTAAACAATAAACTCTCAACATATCATTTAAGATGTTATTAGTCATTTCAATATGACCATCTGTCCACATGTAATAAGTTGATCACTTCTGATCCAAATTGAGATGGATCCAAGGTATCCACATAATCCAAATTGAGAGTTGTGGGTATAAGCAAGAATCACTCTCCATGATCAAAGGCCAATAATTTAGCTTTAACAAAAGCTGAGTAATCAACTCCAAATAGTTAGGGAAATCAcattaatttagaaattaaattatttgtgcAATTCAATCTATTTCTTTGTAAAGTTAGCTATAGTTTAGGGATTGATTTTGTTGTACTTTATTCAATAGAGCTATcgtctagaaaaaaaaaaaattatattgtaatttatttctTAGTCAACTATGTCATactacaaataattaataataagaaagatCATTAGGGTCCctttacaacaaaattatagGTTATGTTTTCTTTCAATCTGATGACAATAGTTTGTTTACTTTCAATCTAACATAAGTTTGATGTAAATCTGCCAACCTTATAAATACTTTAagtttgaaacaataaaaagacaacccaaaaaaaaaaaaattcgatcacttgataatgataatgaacTCTTAGAATAtaagttttgaatatttgatataaaCTAACAAGCAATATACTTGTAttaagatgattttgatgtaaTACCTTTCcaattttaagttattttttgtcaaaattagaggtgtgtataattcagtttaaactataaaattagattgaaccacttaaaaattatagttttattttgttttgtttaatttggtttgtaaaatagttttatttgatttgaaaattttctaaactttttttttttcagtttggatggtcttcaaaccaaaccaaactgtaaaccgtatttttttaatacatataacgatatttgataaaaaatttaataaacaattaaatctacaacttatttttttatatttattttgtcatttttttacatgtatattgtgtgtatatatatatatattttatatttttattttacatatattatattctagaaatctataatttaattcattttattaaataatatatatttaaaagttaatgattttaattaattcaaaccataattcaaactatatttttttcaatttggtttgaaaatttttcaaaccattttttgGTTTAGcctgaaaaaaattttcaaactacaCTTAATCGGACTATACACCCTTTAGTTGAAATTGTCAAAGAAAACTAGTGTTGGAGATGAACTGAGCTAGCTCGACAcgattcaaatttgtttagtttgaattcggCTTGTGATTTGATTTGCATTGtgttaagtaattattaaacgacctcattttatcaataaatcacgaattcaaactataaatctaAACgacatattcaaattataaatttaaactataaattcaaatcaaattcaaattgaatttaaattgaataatttttattcaaatcaaatttgaactatcCGTAACGTTGGCTCATGGAACTCAAAcccaattattttttacttgaaacGAACTAGAGATAAAGGGTGCTCAGATTCAACTCTGCTCACGTCCACCCCAAAAGAAAACAGTTTAGAAAGGCTAGGGTTCTCTTGACCAAAATAGtataatgaaaaaagagaaggagCGAGGGGGGTGTTGTGccaaagtaattaattaatttcctcaAATGTGATCTGAAGCGGTAATTGGGTTTAATGGCTCAGGTAATTAATTTCCCCAAATATAATGTGCAAGCGTTAATTTTAGCTTTTAAAACTCGccataattaattttctaatagcCGCCAGTTGCCGTCTACATATAAACTTGAACACATCAAATTAAAACTGACACAAACTGAAACCACGTTTAAAGAatgtctagctaatctggcataaaacataaatacaaaGGGTACAACACACTTACAGGTGCAGGCATGGCCAACCACATAAACAAGAGAGCAATCCTACCATATAATACACATAACACAGATTGGGACTCGCAAAGGTCCTACACAACCTCTTTGCATGAAACTTTATTATGCCCTACTCCCAGGCATCTGGTGCAAGTCACAGTTCTTTCTATCAATCCATCTCTGTTTCGCTTCCTCTTCTGCTGGCTCGATGATTTTGTTGCTGAAGGTGGAAGTACATCTGGATCCTCCAACATAGCTTTAGCTGACTTAGAATTCCCTTCTTGCCAAGGGTTGACAAGGCCTGCTATGGGGTTAATTGACTTGGAGTATGCCACATGATACATATCAACAGTGAAGTATCTTGAACAATAATCATACACATTCCTTTCTGTGACATTGAAAACAGCAATAGCATGTTGACAAGGAAGCCCCGTTACTTTCCACTCCAGACAACTGCAGCTTTGTTTTTCCatatcaacaacatttgtggaGTCATTCTGGACCTCAAATAACATTTCAGATGAAAACAATACTTTTAATAATCTCGATTTATAAGTTTCTTCCATCAATTTTTCCTCTTTAACTGGAGTAAGTTTAGTAGACCACTCGCTAGATTCAAGTAGACGATTATTCATCAACTCTATCATCTTACCCAGAATTGTCTCTAATTTCTTTATGAGTGGTTGTTCCCGCACTTCCTCTATCCAATTAGCATATGACTCTGCAACATCAAATGTAATTTGATGATAAGTCTCACCCTTAAAAATTGCATTTGTCCAATACTCTGGTTCAATCTGAATGAGCCACTCATAAGCACCTGAAGAAACACATTTAATTTGCTCCAATGAATTCCTGAAAACATCAATCCTGGCTGTTTGGGCAGCAGCCAAAAAATTGACAGGCAAAGCATTCTTCCCCTGTCCACGGAATGGACCCTTCAAATTTATCATGAACTCATCTAAAAGGTGGAATATAGAGTAACCATGGTGCGCATTTTCAAATACGTCAAGCACAGGCTTCATCAACCCCTTCTGTTTATCAGTGACAAAGGTTATGGGTTGAGAAGTTGAAACCGCAGATCTCAACCGCTCCAGAAACCAATGCCACTTGTCGTCATTCTCAGTATCCACTATAGCAAAGGCAACTGGAAAAGCACCATCATTCCCATCAACTGCAGTAGCTGTAAATAAGGTCTCATGatgttttgattttaatgatgTACAGTCAAGGAAAAGAAGTGGGCGACAGCCATTTTGAAAACCGTGTATTGAGGATTGAAAGGATACAAAGAGGTTCTGAAATCTTTTGTCATCACCAACGGAAAGCTCCACAAAACTATCTGGGTTTGCTTCCAACAGCTTATCACAAAACCAAGGCAATTGATTATATGCCTCTTTGTATGAACCTTGAAGCCGCTCTCTGGCACCTAATACCCCGCGCCATACTTGGGTATAGTTTAGTTCAATCCCAAAATCTCGATGAATGCTCTCAGTAATTTCCTTCGTTTTGCAATGTGGGTTCTGAAGTAATTTGTCCTTTATGATACCCACCAACCAACTTCTAGTTGGTTGAGCAGCCTTCCTAGATTCTCCTCCACATGTATGTgttttattcatcttttttatCTTGAACACTTCTTCAGAAGGGACCCAAGATGCATAAATCCTCCAAGAACAACCTTCAACAGCACATGTTCCACTAGCACGACCTTTCTCATTCTTTTTTAACctatacttaaaattatgtgCAATTGCATATTTATGCAATGCATCACGAAACTCATGCACGCTGCTGAATTCCTGACCTACACCAGTTATACCATCTTTCCAAGCTGCCACCAAATTTTCGGGTGATAAAATAGAGTTAACAGGAAAAACAGAAACATCTACCAGGGAATCATAATCCTGTTGCTGATCCATGTTATCATCTACTGCAGAGAGATCATGCTTTTGAACATAATTTCTCCGAGATACACTTTTACTTCTTTTACCAACATTTTCAGAGCCAGCATCCTTTTGCTGGGATGCAATACGCCTCCGCTTCTTAACAGTATCAGCAGGGGTAGAACTGATATCGAGTCTAATTGGACTGCTGGCAGGACTATCTGGAGAAAGATTAGCACCACTAGGTCCATCAGAGTTGGTAAAGGCATCAGATGTTGATGCAGGAGCCTTAGTAGTTGCAGCAGCTTGAGATCCAGTATAGGCAGGCACTGTTTCAGCCAGTATTATCCCTTTGTCCCTGCAAGcgataaaaaaatgttagtcaATGCCAGAAACATTTTCACACTCCCTGCAGTCACCCGCATATTTTATCAATCACTGGGCAAAATAACAAATACTGAAATGCGCTCTCATTTTTCCACCATAAAGCAAGTGCAGTTTTAGCAATACCCTGGTTGTTCATTGAAACCATGATAGATCACCTCCTCTACAGCATAATTAATGGaccaatgcatttcaaaatagCAAACAAATGAACTGTCCAAAAGATTAAGTAAGACACTATACTTCCTACGGATATGAGAAATGGATATATACCTGTCACCAGATAAGGCTAAGACTTCACGCTGAAAACCTACTTTCCCTGTGACAAAAACATCTGCAGTCACTGCATCCTCATGAAAATCATACATCCTTTTTAAATCTCTGTCATTTGATAAAGTGATAAGTGTTCGCCTATTTCCTGGAAGAAAATACTTAACAGACAAGGATTTATGATCAAAGCTCAAAAGTTCAGCTAATTTTAGCATCAGATCATCAAAAGCTGTTTCGGGATAAATGGTAATGGCATTTGCCTCCCCTCCATCATATGACAATGAACCATCATCCTTGGTTATGAATTGGCCACCAGACAGGCAGATTAGTATAAGCTTCCCTTTCACCATTGCCAACAACTCCTGAAGGTCATACAGACAACCAAACGACATACATGTTATACAGAAAAGACAGATCATATATCCTCCAGTCtcaaaagattttatatttatacttgGAACTGATTTTGGGACAAAACTTGTTTTGCATTTTGATTATAACAAGGATGATTATGATAGCGTAAAAGCATATGAAAAAAAGCGGAAATGCAATCATGATTGTTACAAAAGAATTGTCCAGAAATGGAGTTCTAGGGAATGTTCACATTTATTTCACAAGACAATTCAAGTTCCAGAGGACATCAActatatatattacttaaaaattttatgatccAAGCTACCAAAAGCtaatgatgacatatcattaacattttaaaaatcatcCACTTCCTCACAAACAGAAGGCTAAGGACTAAATAATCTCTCCCCTGTAACACAGTAATACCAAGATTCACATCATAAAACTAGACAACAGACCTTAACACAGCTGAAGATAATAACAAGGAAAATCGTATCATAATTTCACATCATTGTGGACAAAATTCAGTCAAACCTACTTGTTAAAGGCGAAAAGCGTCTAAAAGCGATGAGGGATCCCATCGCTTAAGCAAACAAAGCGATGTGAAGTTGTTGCTTTTGGACCAAAagcaataacaaaaataaaattaattgagacTAATCACTCAAAT is part of the Mangifera indica cultivar Alphonso chromosome 13, CATAS_Mindica_2.1, whole genome shotgun sequence genome and harbors:
- the LOC123194157 gene encoding probable disease resistance protein At1g61190: MKKLKEQVKELRSRREGVEEDVKVAERQGEEIYNAVTEWLKDLEEFIERVTKLVEDEDKAKKRCFQGLCPDLIKRFRLSKEAEKVMEAGAKVLENGKFSRISHPPFLRRTESTFVGKEYKQFVSRDSNFQDVINALKDSTVNMIGVHGMGGVGKTTLVKKVAWKAREDKLLDEEVIAEVTQTPDLKQIQAALLVNWAWNLGTRRVYMEELINYVTGVQMFYAECEIVRLSSHRLRLQSFIFGVSALTVTSSSSLTAESVLPFFLFRLQRIHNLSPRKLIREATAFLLDVLKPNLPEHGFLQTKKNVSVEPLGADDARSLFENIVGDLSEKRHIAAEIVEKCAGLPLAIANALKGKSDSVWKDALLQLKSSNPRCVPEMDNTLYSTIELSYKRLNSEETESLLLLCALFNDT
- the LOC123194837 gene encoding uncharacterized protein LOC123194837 isoform X2 is translated as MVKGKLILICLSGGQFITKDDGSLSYDGGEANAITIYPETAFDDLMLKLAELLSFDHKSLSVKYFLPGNRRTLITLSNDRDLKRMYDFHEDAVTADVFVTGKVGFQREVLALSGDRDKGIILAETVPAYTGSQAAATTKAPASTSDAFTNSDGPSGANLSPDSPASSPIRLDISSTPADTVKKRRRIASQQKDAGSENVGKRSKSVSRRNYVQKHDLSAVDDNMDQQQDYDSLVDVSVFPVNSILSPENLVAAWKDGITGVGQEFSSVHEFRDALHKYAIAHNFKYRLKKNEKGRASGTCAVEGCSWRIYASWVPSEEVFKIKKMNKTHTCGGESRKAAQPTRSWLVGIIKDKLLQNPHCKTKEITESIHRDFGIELNYTQVWRGVLGARERLQGSYKEAYNQLPWFCDKLLEANPDSFVELSVGDDKRFQNLFVSFQSSIHGFQNGCRPLLFLDCTSLKSKHHETLFTATAVDGNDGAFPVAFAIVDTENDDKWHWFLERLRSAVSTSQPITFVTDKQKGLMKPVLDVFENAHHGYSIFHLLDEFMINLKGPFRGQGKNALPVNFLAAAQTARIDVFRNSLEQIKCVSSGAYEWLIQIEPEYWTNAIFKGETYHQITFDVAESYANWIEEVREQPLIKKLETILGKMIELMNNRLLESSEWSTKLTPVKEEKLMEETYKSRLLKVLFSSEMLFEVQNDSTNVVDMEKQSCSCLEWKVTGLPCQHAIAVFNVTERNVYDYCSRYFTVDMYHVAYSKSINPIAGLVNPWQEGNSKSAKAMLEDPDVLPPSATKSSSQQKRKRNRDGLIERTVTCTRCLGVGHNKVSCKEVV
- the LOC123194837 gene encoding uncharacterized protein LOC123194837 isoform X1, which encodes MLLLSSHFFNYGLNVIVLASPSLMGFLFKDHEPWLWLTPQCLLFFFLSDLRFAISSRSLWKLNELLAMVKGKLILICLSGGQFITKDDGSLSYDGGEANAITIYPETAFDDLMLKLAELLSFDHKSLSVKYFLPGNRRTLITLSNDRDLKRMYDFHEDAVTADVFVTGKVGFQREVLALSGDRDKGIILAETVPAYTGSQAAATTKAPASTSDAFTNSDGPSGANLSPDSPASSPIRLDISSTPADTVKKRRRIASQQKDAGSENVGKRSKSVSRRNYVQKHDLSAVDDNMDQQQDYDSLVDVSVFPVNSILSPENLVAAWKDGITGVGQEFSSVHEFRDALHKYAIAHNFKYRLKKNEKGRASGTCAVEGCSWRIYASWVPSEEVFKIKKMNKTHTCGGESRKAAQPTRSWLVGIIKDKLLQNPHCKTKEITESIHRDFGIELNYTQVWRGVLGARERLQGSYKEAYNQLPWFCDKLLEANPDSFVELSVGDDKRFQNLFVSFQSSIHGFQNGCRPLLFLDCTSLKSKHHETLFTATAVDGNDGAFPVAFAIVDTENDDKWHWFLERLRSAVSTSQPITFVTDKQKGLMKPVLDVFENAHHGYSIFHLLDEFMINLKGPFRGQGKNALPVNFLAAAQTARIDVFRNSLEQIKCVSSGAYEWLIQIEPEYWTNAIFKGETYHQITFDVAESYANWIEEVREQPLIKKLETILGKMIELMNNRLLESSEWSTKLTPVKEEKLMEETYKSRLLKVLFSSEMLFEVQNDSTNVVDMEKQSCSCLEWKVTGLPCQHAIAVFNVTERNVYDYCSRYFTVDMYHVAYSKSINPIAGLVNPWQEGNSKSAKAMLEDPDVLPPSATKSSSQQKRKRNRDGLIERTVTCTRCLGVGHNKVSCKEVV